One window from the genome of Bdellovibrionales bacterium encodes:
- a CDS encoding TonB family protein: MEFKGLQQTENELPPMPVDLTENKSGRFISLSVMLHAALVATVALMSVPPIEFPKKEVIEFEVESETTAAKPIADGTNVPETKGEAAPAPAPVEPPAAPAPVAKAAPVAPPTEPAESVAPKIAPVVAAPKAVAAAPKAVAAAPATLDDISTPDLETLDTGEVAVAQMDEKDLQDDFEKVDRENRKAVIAAKKSIESDADKAAQDGDDALREVEQENQALAKSAAQAEEARRKADVAAIAAAEAKEKAAADKAARLAAKQAADREASEARAAAAREAQIAREGEEANARLAALKEAHGKGTADEGEGTGNSGSPAPTKEVAGIPGGVRSLEQLRQMPGNKFPQYSQEERLARQEGQTMFYAYVNKDGSLSQFKLGQSTGYRNLDSKTLAALKKWKFYPGQEGWVEMPFKWTLNGEALEAGGQLRK, encoded by the coding sequence ATGGAATTTAAAGGCTTGCAACAAACCGAGAACGAATTGCCACCGATGCCCGTTGATTTGACGGAGAATAAGTCGGGCCGTTTTATCTCATTGTCAGTGATGCTTCACGCAGCTCTGGTCGCCACCGTGGCGCTCATGAGCGTACCGCCGATTGAATTCCCGAAAAAAGAAGTGATCGAGTTTGAAGTCGAAAGCGAAACAACGGCTGCGAAGCCGATTGCTGACGGCACCAACGTTCCTGAAACTAAAGGCGAAGCAGCGCCGGCCCCAGCTCCTGTCGAGCCACCAGCAGCTCCCGCACCTGTCGCAAAAGCCGCTCCTGTAGCACCTCCGACAGAACCGGCTGAGTCTGTGGCGCCCAAGATAGCACCCGTTGTGGCGGCTCCCAAGGCCGTGGCCGCAGCTCCGAAAGCAGTAGCAGCAGCACCAGCGACTTTAGATGATATCTCCACTCCTGATCTTGAAACCTTAGACACCGGTGAAGTCGCTGTCGCTCAGATGGATGAAAAGGATCTTCAAGACGACTTCGAAAAAGTCGACCGCGAAAATCGTAAAGCCGTGATCGCCGCTAAAAAATCCATCGAAAGCGACGCCGATAAAGCTGCCCAAGATGGCGACGACGCCTTGAGAGAAGTTGAACAAGAAAACCAAGCTCTGGCGAAATCTGCCGCCCAAGCCGAAGAAGCTCGTCGCAAAGCCGATGTCGCTGCCATTGCCGCGGCCGAAGCCAAAGAAAAAGCGGCCGCTGATAAAGCAGCCCGTCTTGCAGCCAAACAAGCAGCAGATCGCGAAGCTTCTGAAGCCCGTGCGGCCGCAGCTCGTGAAGCACAAATCGCCCGTGAAGGTGAAGAAGCGAATGCCCGCCTTGCCGCTTTGAAAGAAGCTCATGGCAAAGGCACTGCAGATGAGGGTGAAGGGACCGGCAATTCCGGCTCTCCAGCGCCCACGAAGGAAGTTGCAGGCATTCCAGGTGGCGTGCGTTCGCTCGAACAACTCCGTCAAATGCCGGGCAATAAGTTTCCTCAATATTCGCAAGAAGAGCGTTTAGCCCGTCAAGAGGGTCAGACAATGTTCTATGCTTACGTGAACAAAGACGGCAGTCTTTCGCAGTTTAAGCTCGGCCAATCCACGGGATATCGCAATTTGGACTCAAAAACCCTGGCGGCTCTGAAAAAATGGAAGTTCTATCCGGGACAAGAAGGCTGGGTGGAAATGCCGTTTAAATGGACCCTGAATGGGGAGGCTCTGGAAGCCGGCGGCCAGCTTAGAAAATAG
- a CDS encoding M23 family metallopeptidase: protein MIFSLLSYQRAFAGANGFIAKKVRTGDNVVSLLKLHGFSETERGRALTLAPDLRHLYLQLDVGYLVRSEGGATEVRLYDPQEPVVFVIKKSAQGVEARKARAIFKTTVARYDGQVRGSLMANILDKVNSNWVASRFMDAYIMDYNLNRGLERGAKFWLTVEKKYDGPFFIRYGEVLQTSLAIRGNNIQKRFVKIEKGGGVFIAESDLLKNRPFYAPVTYLRVASLFQPHRRHPITRKVQPHLGVDFELPEGTPIYAARNGTVVRFGKNKAAGNYVVLMHGNGVETSYNHMRKLDSRIRFGLKLNAGDRVGEVGCTGYCTKAHLHFAVRQKGRMVDPLKFLRPYPVFAENLLHAKVAQF, encoded by the coding sequence ATGATTTTTTCGCTGTTATCCTATCAAAGAGCTTTCGCCGGAGCCAATGGCTTTATCGCAAAAAAGGTACGGACCGGTGACAATGTTGTTTCTTTATTAAAACTCCATGGCTTTAGCGAAACTGAGCGCGGCCGCGCTTTGACGTTAGCACCGGACCTGCGTCATTTATATTTACAACTCGACGTGGGTTATTTGGTTCGCAGTGAAGGGGGCGCAACCGAAGTGCGCCTGTATGATCCGCAAGAGCCGGTCGTGTTTGTTATTAAGAAGTCTGCTCAGGGTGTTGAGGCCAGAAAAGCCCGCGCCATTTTCAAAACCACTGTGGCTCGTTACGACGGACAAGTTCGCGGTTCACTGATGGCAAATATTCTCGACAAAGTGAATAGCAACTGGGTGGCATCGCGTTTTATGGACGCCTACATTATGGACTATAATCTCAATCGTGGTCTTGAGCGCGGCGCAAAGTTCTGGCTCACGGTCGAGAAAAAATACGACGGCCCATTCTTCATTCGCTATGGCGAGGTTCTGCAGACTTCTCTCGCAATTCGCGGCAATAACATTCAAAAACGATTCGTAAAGATCGAAAAGGGCGGAGGCGTCTTCATTGCTGAAAGTGATCTACTGAAGAATCGTCCGTTCTATGCGCCGGTAACCTACCTGCGCGTGGCAAGCTTGTTCCAACCTCACCGTCGTCATCCGATCACACGCAAAGTGCAGCCACACCTAGGCGTCGACTTTGAACTGCCAGAAGGAACTCCGATCTACGCCGCTCGTAACGGCACCGTTGTTCGCTTCGGCAAGAACAAAGCTGCCGGGAATTACGTTGTGCTCATGCATGGAAATGGAGTCGAAACATCGTACAATCATATGCGTAAACTGGATTCGCGCATTCGCTTTGGCTTAAAACTCAACGCCGGCGACCGTGTTGGCGAAGTCGGTTGTACCGGCTACTGCACGAAAGCGCATTTGCACTTTGCCGTAAGACAAAAAGGACGCATGGTGGATCCACTCAAGTTCTTACGCCCTTATCCTGTTTTTGCAGAAAACTTATTGCATGCGAAAGTCGCGCAGTTCTAA
- the galU gene encoding UTP--glucose-1-phosphate uridylyltransferase GalU — protein MSKVKKAIIPAAGLGTRFLPATKTVPKEMLTIVDAPIIFYVVEEAVKAGIEDIVLIAGRGKHAIEDFFDTSYELEDRLAKDGKSHLLERLTKIRNMANIISIRQKQALGLGHAVLMGQPIVGKDPFAVLLGDEITMGFHGEPNVTAQLVNSFNETDTSTIAIMEVPEKDVSKYGIAEVEEQKSGFFKVKSLVEKPKPTETKSRWALPGRYVFDGELMEILKHAKPSLGGEIQLTDSMKVLCDQKGLNAMTFKASRFDAGDKLGYLQANIELGLRNPELQAGLKDYILQVSEKLKNGTFA, from the coding sequence ATGTCTAAAGTAAAAAAAGCAATTATCCCAGCCGCAGGTTTAGGAACTCGCTTCCTCCCAGCCACTAAAACAGTCCCGAAAGAGATGCTCACGATTGTAGACGCTCCGATCATTTTCTACGTCGTCGAAGAAGCCGTCAAAGCCGGCATCGAAGACATCGTGTTGATTGCTGGACGTGGCAAACATGCCATCGAAGATTTCTTTGATACCTCTTATGAACTTGAAGACCGCTTGGCAAAAGATGGGAAAAGTCATTTGCTGGAGCGTCTGACTAAAATCCGCAATATGGCGAACATCATCAGCATCCGCCAAAAGCAAGCTCTCGGCTTGGGTCACGCTGTTTTGATGGGTCAGCCGATTGTCGGCAAAGATCCTTTCGCAGTTTTGCTGGGTGATGAAATTACCATGGGTTTCCACGGCGAGCCCAACGTTACAGCGCAGCTTGTGAATTCTTTCAATGAAACCGACACCTCAACCATCGCGATCATGGAAGTCCCTGAAAAGGACGTTTCCAAATACGGTATCGCTGAAGTGGAAGAGCAAAAATCAGGCTTCTTCAAAGTGAAGTCTTTGGTTGAAAAACCAAAGCCAACAGAGACGAAAAGCCGCTGGGCTCTGCCTGGTCGCTACGTTTTTGATGGCGAACTCATGGAAATTCTAAAACACGCTAAACCCTCTCTGGGCGGTGAAATTCAGCTCACGGACAGCATGAAGGTGCTTTGTGATCAAAAAGGCCTCAACGCAATGACGTTTAAAGCCAGCCGTTTTGATGCGGGTGATAAATTAGGCTATCTTCAGGCCAATATTGAGCTGGGCCTGCGAAATCCAGAATTGCAAGCCGGGCTTAAGGATTATATTCTGCAAGTGTCAGAAAAACTTAAGAACGGAACTTTCGCATGA
- the priA gene encoding primosomal protein N': MTETSLWKIAVDAPLPEALTYLHAPELPPLQRGQLVNVPLGKRVTKGLVLGPSTAALDPEIKLKAVASLDEEYPALPEHFIKWLEWLANYYIYPIGQVVQLTYPPLERKEKLRKSKRPPVIPDMKADTPPELTPEQRQTVDSIASFDKFSSHLVFGVTGSGKTEVYLHLLEQTLAQGKTGIVLVPEISLTPQLIQRFVRRFGDKIAALHSQLTDRERTTQWWDIIEGRKSILIGARSALFCPIQNLGLIIVDEEHEPSYKQDEKLKYHGRDAAVMLAKQANCPIVLGSATPSLETWKNATEGKYHLHTLRNRVANRSLPEMLVVDLRGEKASEEAQKEKQEKYSEIPFWMSPLLFEKMKATLENGDQAALFLNRRGVAQMVICPACGHTRECPNCDINLTLHHHSHLVCHYCDYHESFKEKCPDCSEGHLEAMGLGTELLEKDLTALFPGKKVARADRDEIQNRADLENLITEMEDGTIDILVGTQMIAKGLDFPKLKLVGLVLADVGFNLPDFRATERSFQLITQMSGRSGRHVKEGESPGCVIIQTFNPEHESLIYAQKHDFEGFAQQELTNRSQLNYPPAGKIIGFRIQGNHLRAVQDAARLLAKRAQALKAQFPQYELVEILGPAEAPLAKLRGQFRFHLLLKGPQANVINAFARQTMGNEEWLPTGIKILLDVDPMNLL, encoded by the coding sequence ATGACCGAAACATCTCTCTGGAAGATCGCTGTTGATGCTCCACTTCCAGAGGCCCTGACCTACTTGCATGCGCCGGAACTTCCGCCGTTGCAAAGAGGTCAGTTGGTGAACGTTCCCCTCGGAAAACGTGTCACCAAGGGACTTGTTCTTGGTCCTTCAACAGCCGCTCTCGATCCAGAAATTAAGTTAAAAGCCGTTGCGAGTTTGGATGAAGAATATCCAGCTTTGCCGGAGCATTTTATCAAATGGCTGGAGTGGCTGGCGAATTACTATATTTACCCGATCGGCCAAGTCGTTCAATTGACTTACCCGCCGCTTGAAAGAAAAGAAAAACTTCGCAAATCTAAGCGTCCGCCGGTGATTCCGGATATGAAGGCGGACACCCCACCGGAGTTAACACCGGAGCAAAGACAAACCGTCGACAGCATTGCAAGCTTCGATAAGTTTTCTTCGCACTTGGTTTTTGGTGTCACGGGTTCGGGTAAGACCGAAGTTTATTTGCATCTTCTTGAGCAAACTCTGGCGCAAGGTAAAACCGGGATCGTTCTTGTTCCCGAAATTTCTCTGACGCCGCAGCTGATCCAGCGTTTCGTTCGTCGCTTCGGCGATAAAATCGCGGCCCTTCACTCACAATTGACCGATCGTGAACGCACGACTCAATGGTGGGATATTATCGAGGGACGCAAATCCATTTTGATTGGCGCACGTTCCGCTCTATTTTGTCCGATTCAAAACCTGGGCCTCATCATTGTCGATGAGGAGCATGAGCCCTCGTATAAGCAAGACGAGAAGCTAAAATACCATGGCCGCGACGCCGCGGTGATGCTGGCAAAGCAAGCCAACTGCCCGATTGTTTTGGGTTCGGCCACTCCGAGTCTTGAAACTTGGAAGAACGCAACCGAAGGAAAATATCATCTTCACACTCTCAGAAACCGTGTCGCAAATCGTTCCCTTCCAGAAATGCTGGTGGTGGATTTGCGTGGGGAAAAAGCGTCTGAAGAGGCCCAAAAAGAAAAACAAGAAAAGTATTCTGAAATACCTTTCTGGATGAGCCCCCTGCTGTTTGAAAAAATGAAAGCGACTCTTGAAAACGGTGACCAGGCCGCTCTCTTTTTGAATCGCCGTGGTGTTGCGCAAATGGTGATCTGCCCAGCGTGCGGTCACACGCGTGAATGCCCGAATTGCGATATTAATCTGACTTTGCATCATCATTCACACCTCGTTTGTCACTACTGTGATTATCACGAGAGCTTCAAAGAAAAATGCCCGGATTGTTCTGAAGGGCACCTCGAAGCGATGGGTCTAGGGACAGAGCTTTTAGAAAAAGATCTGACCGCACTTTTCCCCGGAAAAAAAGTTGCTCGCGCCGATCGTGATGAAATTCAAAACCGTGCGGATCTCGAAAATCTGATTACTGAGATGGAGGATGGCACGATTGATATTCTGGTGGGGACACAGATGATCGCCAAGGGACTCGATTTCCCGAAGTTAAAACTCGTGGGATTAGTACTTGCCGATGTCGGATTTAATTTACCGGATTTCCGTGCGACAGAGAGAAGTTTTCAGCTCATTACTCAAATGAGCGGACGCTCCGGCCGTCACGTTAAAGAAGGTGAAAGCCCAGGATGCGTGATCATTCAGACTTTCAATCCTGAGCATGAAAGCCTTATCTACGCGCAAAAACATGACTTCGAAGGATTTGCACAACAAGAACTAACAAACCGTTCCCAGTTGAATTATCCACCAGCGGGAAAAATTATTGGTTTCCGCATTCAAGGAAATCACTTGAGAGCGGTTCAAGATGCAGCTCGACTTTTGGCTAAACGTGCTCAGGCTTTGAAAGCTCAATTTCCTCAATACGAACTCGTTGAAATTCTCGGGCCGGCAGAAGCGCCTCTGGCAAAACTCAGAGGGCAATTCCGCTTTCACTTGCTCCTAAAAGGACCGCAAGCAAATGTGATCAATGCGTTTGCTCGACAAACGATGGGTAACGAAGAGTGGCTACCAACAGGTATTAAAATCCTTCTTGATGTAGACCCTATGAATTTACTCTAG
- a CDS encoding NAD(P)/FAD-dependent oxidoreductase, translating into MAQKKSQNHVYDYAIIGSGLSGLSIAAALSRFTDNIALLESGDVSGGMNRAIKFPTGVTNNGLRYVPDTESARNAIDFLENVLGLKIAGESQELPPITYASGTFKPFVGFGENPPPFYEELNYFTANKTLGLKLEPYAWTQLLFEKFKGEFMPRSYVTKFNAVGETVTQVTINGAKTLSAHNFIFCGSVKDLAILLPEDAISIRARQRLSKNTYWTALCLDICHTRAVTDVASMHILNGTTEDEIGPCVGRFSPAVTEGEQTLQASQWMTFIEDEVTEDSEVVGAALKKIKRQIKRAYPEALESVKLERIVVAPQIAGDGELKLNGNQSLPGLNNLWVASGPVNAQKNLIGALAQANLVMAALGFDVTAPVVSTEAETQAETDSETPAEM; encoded by the coding sequence ATGGCTCAGAAAAAATCTCAAAATCACGTTTATGATTATGCAATTATCGGAAGTGGACTCAGTGGCTTGAGTATCGCAGCGGCATTGAGCCGCTTCACCGACAACATCGCTTTGCTTGAAAGTGGCGATGTTTCTGGTGGTATGAACCGCGCAATTAAATTCCCGACGGGTGTTACTAATAACGGTCTTCGTTATGTCCCTGACACTGAAAGCGCACGCAATGCGATCGACTTCCTTGAAAACGTTCTTGGACTTAAAATCGCCGGTGAAAGCCAAGAGCTTCCGCCGATCACGTATGCTTCCGGCACCTTCAAACCGTTTGTCGGCTTCGGTGAAAACCCTCCGCCATTCTACGAAGAACTCAACTATTTCACGGCCAATAAAACTCTTGGCTTGAAGCTTGAGCCTTATGCTTGGACGCAATTGTTGTTTGAAAAATTCAAAGGCGAGTTCATGCCGCGCTCTTATGTCACAAAGTTCAACGCCGTTGGCGAAACTGTGACTCAGGTGACTATTAACGGCGCGAAAACTTTGAGCGCACATAATTTCATCTTCTGTGGCTCCGTGAAAGACCTTGCTATCTTGTTGCCTGAAGATGCTATTTCTATCCGTGCTCGCCAAAGACTGAGCAAAAATACTTACTGGACAGCTTTGTGTCTTGATATCTGCCACACTCGTGCAGTGACTGATGTTGCTTCTATGCACATTCTTAACGGAACTACGGAAGACGAAATCGGACCTTGCGTAGGCCGCTTCTCTCCAGCTGTGACGGAGGGCGAACAGACTTTGCAGGCTTCTCAGTGGATGACCTTCATTGAAGACGAAGTGACTGAAGACAGCGAAGTTGTTGGTGCGGCTCTTAAAAAAATCAAACGTCAAATCAAGCGTGCATACCCTGAAGCTCTTGAGTCTGTTAAGCTTGAGCGCATCGTGGTAGCCCCCCAAATCGCGGGTGACGGCGAATTGAAACTCAATGGGAATCAATCCCTTCCAGGCTTGAATAACCTTTGGGTCGCTTCTGGTCCGGTGAACGCTCAGAAGAACCTCATCGGCGCTCTTGCACAAGCAAATCTGGTAATGGCAGCTCTTGGTTTCGATGTGACTGCTCCAGTAGTTTCTACTGAAGCTGAAACACAAGCAGAAACTGATTCAGAGACTCCTGCTGAAATGTAA
- a CDS encoding S9 family peptidase produces the protein MKNILILSLFLLACSHSSTKTDSSSSGGTYTGLGKDSISEADLQKYAPPPLSAATERNIREMLDISFPGAGLLTPDQKQFFFTWKITGVYQIWSLESNREFPVQLTAGKDSTRLDNVTPDGKWLVVSQDKDGAENPGIYLLSLDGLQRKTIFESPKVRAGVAFISDDSKYLVYSANDEKPDSYTFYKYDISSGQREKIFREDGQWFLADYSRDGNRWLMAKATTNIYREYSEYNLKTKALTPVLGQEEKEDYSAIYAKNERDLLVVTPKFGDFKKLYLYRNKKWTELFAPKTGDVEDLRMDHKKQRIFVTTNEDGYAKSYVFDSTSYGPMKLPALPNGENVYVGMSSWDGDVTMFSVSSYNTPRKSFAYNWKTKQLKQWVFPSAPGVDFKKFVPAKLEYYTARDATKIPMFVRRPAKCASEACPVIVHFHGGPEGQSVPGFNSVAQLYVDAGFIFVEPNVRGSEGYGKAWLHADDQAKRLNVITDIEDAAKFIRENWKVTKIGVMGGSYGGYSTLMAMTKFAGAYDAGVASVGMSNLVTFLQNTAPYRRALRTPEYGDLDKDHDALVKLSPITYINQVKSPLMITQGANDPRVPAGEALQIQKLLEKKGIPSNLILFADEGHGSEKKSNQILEIGHTMDFFKKHLMN, from the coding sequence ATGAAGAATATCTTGATCCTTTCATTATTCCTTTTGGCGTGCAGCCACTCTTCGACGAAAACAGATTCCAGCAGCAGCGGTGGCACTTATACCGGCCTCGGCAAAGATTCTATTTCCGAAGCAGATCTTCAAAAATACGCGCCACCTCCTCTCAGCGCTGCCACCGAAAGAAACATCCGCGAAATGCTCGATATTTCTTTCCCGGGAGCCGGCCTTTTAACTCCGGATCAAAAGCAGTTCTTCTTCACTTGGAAAATCACGGGCGTTTACCAAATCTGGTCCCTGGAATCGAATCGTGAATTTCCAGTTCAACTCACGGCCGGCAAAGACTCTACCCGCCTCGACAATGTGACTCCGGACGGAAAATGGCTTGTGGTTTCCCAAGACAAAGATGGCGCAGAGAATCCCGGGATTTACTTGCTAAGCCTTGATGGTTTGCAAAGAAAGACGATCTTCGAGAGCCCTAAGGTGCGTGCGGGTGTTGCATTTATTTCTGATGATTCTAAATATCTCGTCTACTCTGCCAATGACGAAAAACCGGATAGCTACACGTTTTATAAGTATGATATCAGCTCGGGTCAGCGCGAAAAAATCTTTCGCGAAGACGGCCAGTGGTTCTTGGCCGACTATTCTCGCGACGGCAACCGTTGGCTCATGGCCAAGGCGACGACAAATATTTATCGCGAATATTCTGAATACAATCTGAAAACAAAAGCCCTCACGCCGGTTCTCGGCCAAGAGGAAAAAGAAGACTACAGCGCGATCTACGCTAAAAATGAACGCGATCTTTTAGTTGTGACGCCAAAATTCGGCGACTTCAAAAAACTGTATCTTTATAGAAATAAAAAATGGACGGAGCTCTTCGCGCCAAAAACCGGCGACGTGGAAGACCTTCGCATGGATCACAAGAAACAGCGTATCTTCGTGACTACCAATGAAGACGGCTACGCAAAATCTTACGTTTTTGACTCGACTTCCTACGGTCCTATGAAGCTTCCGGCATTACCAAATGGCGAGAATGTATACGTTGGCATGAGCAGCTGGGACGGCGACGTCACAATGTTCTCTGTTTCATCCTACAATACACCTCGCAAAAGTTTTGCTTATAACTGGAAGACTAAACAGTTAAAACAATGGGTCTTCCCAAGCGCTCCGGGAGTTGATTTCAAAAAATTCGTTCCAGCAAAGCTCGAGTATTACACAGCTCGTGATGCGACAAAAATCCCGATGTTTGTTCGCCGTCCGGCAAAATGCGCTTCTGAAGCCTGCCCTGTGATCGTTCACTTCCATGGCGGCCCCGAAGGCCAAAGCGTTCCAGGCTTCAACTCCGTGGCGCAACTCTATGTCGATGCAGGATTTATTTTCGTTGAACCAAACGTTCGCGGCAGCGAAGGCTACGGCAAAGCATGGCTGCATGCTGACGACCAAGCCAAGCGCCTCAATGTCATCACAGATATTGAAGATGCCGCAAAATTCATCCGCGAAAACTGGAAGGTCACAAAGATCGGTGTCATGGGTGGAAGTTACGGTGGCTACTCGACATTGATGGCCATGACAAAATTCGCGGGCGCTTATGATGCCGGCGTAGCAAGCGTGGGCATGAGTAACCTTGTGACCTTCTTGCAAAACACCGCCCCTTACCGCCGCGCCCTTCGCACGCCAGAATATGGCGATCTCGACAAAGACCACGACGCCCTCGTAAAGCTTTCGCCAATTACTTACATCAATCAGGTGAAGTCGCCATTGATGATCACTCAAGGCGCGAATGATCCGCGCGTTCCGGCAGGTGAAGCGCTGCAAATCCAAAAGCTTCTCGAGAAAAAAGGCATTCCATCGAATTTGATCTTGTTTGCCGATGAAGGCCACGGATCAGAAAAGAAATCCAACCAGATCCTCGAGATCGGTCACACGATGGACTTCTTCAAAAAACACCTTATGAATTAA
- a CDS encoding OPT/YSL family transporter yields MSIQELNEDQIHTMSLEEKDEWWLKNVYKGDMPQLTLRSALTGVILGGILSLTNLYIGIKTGWTLGVGISSVILSFAFFKAMDKMKIGSHMTILENNAMQSIATSAGYMTAPMMASIPAYMMVTGQVIPMYQTIWWIIALAVLGVLFAFPLKKRFINDEQMPFPEGYASGVVLDSLHSDDGASGVFKAKLLVGGAGLSALIEFLRAEPILTALKLKFLALPQYWDEFIYKFVTPRIFNTPLKDLTVQWDTSIVMLGTGGLMSMKTSMSILIGGLINYFLCAPLLIQAGVIPEAKFKAIAMWALWGGASIMTTSSLFSFFSKPQMIVEAFSKSFKKGQKHKHHDVLAKIELPMWIFAIGIPVVGAIVVYLGHIWFGVHYWLGLLAIPLVFVFTLIAVTATGLTAITPGSALGKLTQITYGILAPGNVTTNLMTAGITSEVSLNASNLLMDIKPAYMLGGKPRHQAVGHVLGIFAGAFVAVPVFYSLFHGDISLLTSDALPLPGAAIWKGVAEALTKGLGNLHPSAQAAAVIGALLGILIEFLNKKTRGRFPLSGVGLGLGFVLRFTDSWSMALGTLLFWLARKKFKDQKSFGYRAFVENQETMAAGVIAGGSIIGIVLILLENALT; encoded by the coding sequence ATGTCCATTCAAGAGCTCAATGAAGATCAGATTCACACAATGTCCCTCGAAGAGAAGGACGAGTGGTGGTTAAAAAACGTCTACAAAGGCGACATGCCACAACTGACCCTTCGTTCAGCCTTAACCGGCGTGATTCTGGGCGGGATCTTAAGTCTGACAAATCTGTACATCGGCATTAAAACCGGCTGGACGCTGGGTGTGGGCATCTCTTCGGTGATTTTGTCTTTCGCGTTCTTCAAAGCGATGGACAAGATGAAAATCGGCAGCCACATGACGATTCTTGAAAACAATGCCATGCAATCCATCGCAACCAGCGCTGGTTACATGACAGCTCCAATGATGGCGTCCATCCCGGCGTACATGATGGTCACCGGCCAAGTAATTCCGATGTATCAAACAATCTGGTGGATTATTGCCCTGGCGGTCCTTGGAGTTCTGTTTGCTTTCCCTCTGAAAAAACGTTTTATCAACGATGAACAAATGCCCTTTCCAGAAGGATATGCTTCCGGCGTGGTTCTCGACAGTCTTCATTCGGATGACGGCGCTTCGGGTGTTTTCAAAGCAAAACTTCTCGTTGGCGGCGCAGGCCTTTCTGCGCTCATCGAGTTTTTACGTGCGGAACCCATCCTCACGGCCCTGAAACTAAAATTCTTGGCCTTGCCTCAGTACTGGGATGAATTCATTTACAAATTCGTCACTCCGAGAATATTCAATACTCCGCTCAAAGACCTCACGGTTCAGTGGGACACTTCGATCGTGATGCTCGGAACCGGCGGTTTGATGAGCATGAAAACCTCCATGTCGATCTTGATCGGCGGCCTTATTAACTATTTCTTGTGCGCGCCGCTTTTGATTCAAGCCGGTGTGATTCCAGAGGCGAAATTCAAAGCGATTGCCATGTGGGCGCTTTGGGGTGGAGCTTCGATCATGACGACGTCGTCTCTGTTTTCATTCTTCTCTAAACCGCAAATGATCGTTGAAGCTTTCTCAAAAAGCTTTAAAAAAGGCCAGAAGCACAAACACCACGACGTGCTTGCTAAAATCGAGTTACCAATGTGGATTTTCGCTATCGGCATTCCGGTTGTGGGCGCGATTGTCGTATACCTTGGCCACATTTGGTTTGGTGTGCACTATTGGCTCGGCCTGCTTGCGATTCCGCTCGTGTTTGTCTTTACTCTGATTGCCGTGACTGCAACCGGCCTGACGGCAATCACTCCAGGCAGCGCCCTGGGTAAACTCACGCAAATCACCTACGGCATTCTAGCTCCAGGCAATGTGACGACAAACTTGATGACGGCAGGAATTACCTCTGAAGTTTCTCTGAACGCCAGCAACTTGTTGATGGATATTAAGCCCGCCTACATGCTGGGCGGAAAGCCACGTCACCAAGCTGTCGGCCACGTGCTAGGAATTTTTGCCGGCGCGTTTGTCGCAGTTCCGGTGTTCTACTCACTTTTCCACGGCGATATTTCCCTCCTGACCTCAGATGCTTTGCCACTTCCGGGCGCGGCGATCTGGAAAGGTGTGGCAGAGGCGTTGACAAAAGGTTTGGGCAATCTGCATCCGTCGGCTCAAGCTGCCGCGGTGATCGGCGCGCTCCTTGGAATCTTGATTGAGTTCCTCAACAAGAAGACACGCGGCCGTTTCCCGCTGTCGGGTGTAGGTCTCGGTTTGGGCTTCGTTCTCCGTTTTACCGATTCTTGGTCAATGGCTTTGGGCACGTTGCTCTTCTGGCTCGCTCGCAAGAAATTCAAAGATCAAAAGAGCTTCGGCTACCGCGCCTTCGTCGAGAATCAAGAAACGATGGCTGCCGGCGTGATTGCGGGCGGTTCTATCATCGGAATTGTCCTAATTTTGCTAGAAAATGCATTAACCTAA